One part of the uncultured Methanobrevibacter sp. genome encodes these proteins:
- a CDS encoding LemA family protein — protein MDMMTIILIVIMILAIIFIVYTFIHLYNNLVGLRNRVENSYSQIEVQLKRRNDLIPNLVETVKGYAAHEKEVFENVTQARSNMMNASGIDEASAANDQLSGALKSLFAVAESYPELKANSNFQQLQSELSETEDKISYARQFYNDVVLKYNNACQQFPSSMFARWFHFETAEYFEAPESEMEVPEVKF, from the coding sequence ATGGATATGATGACCATAATTTTAATAGTTATAATGATATTGGCGATAATTTTTATTGTCTATACATTTATACATTTATACAACAATTTAGTTGGTCTTAGAAACCGTGTGGAAAACAGTTACTCACAAATCGAAGTTCAACTAAAAAGAAGAAACGATTTAATTCCAAATCTTGTTGAAACTGTAAAAGGATACGCAGCTCATGAAAAGGAAGTATTCGAAAATGTTACCCAGGCCAGAAGCAACATGATGAATGCATCAGGCATTGATGAAGCAAGTGCTGCAAACGACCAGTTGAGCGGTGCTTTAAAATCATTATTTGCAGTAGCTGAAAGCTATCCTGAACTTAAAGCAAATTCAAATTTCCAACAACTGCAATCTGAATTAAGTGAAACTGAAGATAAAATTTCCTATGCAAGACAATTCTACAACGATGTTGTATTGAAATACAATAACGCATGCCAGCAATTCCCAAGCAGCATGTTTGCAAGATGGTTCCACTTTGAAACCGCAGAATATTTCGAAGCTCCTGAAAGTGAAATGGAAGTTCCTGAAGTAAAATTCTAA
- a CDS encoding 30S ribosomal protein S13, which produces MEDDFKHLVRISRKDVNGNKTIEQALTEIKGVGISLSKTMCRTLDLDLDAKIGYIADEDVLRIEEILENPQKFDIPSWMLNRREDYETGDDIHLIESDLDMTLRDDLNRMKKTRSYKGRRHEVGLPVRGQRTKSTFRKSSSVGVKRSRG; this is translated from the coding sequence ATGGAAGACGATTTTAAGCATTTAGTGCGTATTTCAAGAAAGGATGTAAATGGTAATAAAACCATTGAACAAGCTTTAACTGAAATTAAAGGTGTTGGAATATCTTTATCTAAAACTATGTGTCGTACTTTAGACTTAGATTTAGACGCTAAAATTGGATACATTGCTGACGAAGATGTTTTAAGAATTGAAGAAATTTTGGAAAATCCTCAGAAATTTGACATTCCATCCTGGATGTTAAACAGAAGAGAAGATTACGAAACTGGTGACGACATTCACTTAATTGAATCTGATCTTGACATGACTTTAAGAGATGATTTAAACAGAATGAAAAAGACCAGAAGTTACAAAGGTAGAAGACACGAAGTTGGTTTACCTGTTAGAGGTCAAAGAACCAAATCTACTTTCAGAAAAAGTTCTTCAGTTGGTGTAAAACGTTCACGCGGATAG
- a CDS encoding DUF2207 domain-containing protein: protein MNVKKTLCIILLIFILFSALSVVAADDDKSYSIDQAFVELTVGSNGLLHIDEIYEYSFDGEFNGVYRDIKLKEGESIENLSVNTTGAYSIAKLTHEDGYDHITIYLYADEAHTKKIKDTDVEVYISYDMKNVVTLFNDVGGLQYKLWGEDWDVGVGTLTAVVHLPGNESNTYFLNPQEYNSTSYLMGDTITLTSNSIPSGEFYELLVLMPVSDFENATYAKQVHEDGKDKIMHNLENSVNGRNLWNTLFLILGLLAMISPITGIFIYFKYGREPKVDYDGIYERELPTNDPPAVINALMDNSHDIGTPNMDGFEATILDLINRKVFSLETKKDSKTEINELYLTLHKDTTSNLDIHEQTVVDILSMFADENNVVNMSGLNADLSDETNAKLFMEEYNTWQKDVKHEYLDSENLKSYFHKKGSSLMKNLGVAGIVAGIIIIALGFYTNLHNGVFAIGGGIILTVFSFIVRMLPDDIFGQWTEKGRVFYLKWNNFRKFLKDNSLINEHPPESIVIWKKYLIYGAALGVADEVYEAMKLQEKNIDSILDDDVFLYHHYGGYYLMHDAFVTGQSAANPSSDSGGFGGLGGGSGGGGGGAF, encoded by the coding sequence ATGAATGTTAAAAAGACACTTTGTATAATTTTATTAATTTTTATATTATTTTCAGCGCTGAGCGTAGTTGCAGCAGACGACGACAAAAGCTATTCAATAGACCAGGCATTTGTTGAGCTGACCGTTGGAAGTAACGGTCTGCTGCATATAGATGAAATATATGAATACTCATTTGACGGAGAGTTTAATGGAGTATATAGGGACATCAAGCTTAAAGAAGGAGAAAGCATAGAAAATCTCAGTGTTAACACGACAGGAGCATATTCTATAGCTAAATTAACACATGAGGACGGATATGATCACATAACAATATATCTGTATGCCGATGAAGCGCACACCAAAAAGATAAAAGACACCGATGTTGAAGTATACATCAGCTATGACATGAAAAATGTTGTAACTCTCTTTAATGATGTTGGAGGGCTTCAGTATAAACTATGGGGAGAAGACTGGGATGTAGGAGTAGGCACTTTAACTGCTGTTGTTCATCTTCCTGGAAATGAAAGCAACACATATTTCTTAAATCCTCAGGAATACAACTCTACAAGTTATCTTATGGGAGATACAATAACATTAACATCAAACAGTATCCCATCTGGTGAATTTTATGAATTGCTTGTTTTGATGCCTGTAAGCGACTTTGAAAATGCAACCTATGCAAAACAGGTCCATGAAGATGGTAAAGACAAAATTATGCATAATCTGGAAAATAGCGTGAATGGACGGAACCTCTGGAATACTTTGTTTCTCATTTTAGGATTATTGGCCATGATCAGTCCGATAACTGGAATATTCATCTATTTCAAATATGGACGTGAACCTAAAGTGGATTATGATGGAATTTATGAAAGAGAATTGCCAACCAATGATCCCCCAGCAGTCATTAATGCACTGATGGACAACTCACATGATATTGGTACACCAAATATGGATGGATTTGAAGCAACAATTCTTGATTTGATAAATAGAAAAGTATTCAGTCTCGAGACTAAAAAAGACAGCAAAACCGAAATCAACGAATTATACCTGACATTGCATAAAGACACCACTTCAAATCTGGACATTCATGAACAGACCGTCGTAGATATTTTATCAATGTTTGCTGATGAAAACAATGTCGTTAATATGTCCGGTTTAAATGCAGATTTATCCGATGAAACAAATGCCAAACTATTCATGGAAGAGTATAACACATGGCAGAAAGATGTTAAACACGAATACCTGGACAGCGAAAATCTGAAAAGCTATTTCCACAAAAAAGGTTCATCACTTATGAAAAATCTTGGTGTGGCGGGAATAGTGGCCGGAATAATTATTATAGCATTGGGATTTTATACAAATCTTCACAACGGAGTATTTGCAATAGGAGGAGGAATCATTCTTACGGTATTTTCATTTATAGTTAGGATGCTGCCTGATGACATATTTGGACAATGGACTGAAAAAGGCAGAGTATTCTATCTCAAATGGAATAATTTCAGAAAGTTCCTTAAGGACAACAGTTTAATTAACGAACACCCTCCTGAATCAATAGTTATCTGGAAAAAGTATCTTATTTACGGCGCCGCACTTGGAGTAGCCGATGAGGTTTATGAAGCCATGAAACTTCAGGAGAAAAATATCGATTCAATTTTGGATGATGATGTGTTCCTATACCACCATTACGGAGGTTATTACCTTATGCATGATGCATTCGTGACCGGTCAATCAGCAGCCAATCCTTCATCAGACTCCGGCGGTTTCGGAGGTCTTGGAGGAGGATCTGGTGGTGGAGGTGGAGGTGCTTTCTAG
- a CDS encoding 30S ribosomal protein S4, protein MGQPRKARKKYNTPPHPWNAERIKNENKLMTKYGLKNKKEIWKADTLVRRYSREARYLLGFGTDQMVNEKLQLLGHLARTGVLPEGAALEDILDLNVEDILRRRLQTIVYKKGLARTPKEARMFVVHGHITLNGKKINSPSYVVLKGQEDEIGFYRSSPVAKQIEEYNRNKDNKANTEE, encoded by the coding sequence ATGGGACAACCTAGAAAAGCAAGGAAAAAGTATAATACACCACCACATCCTTGGAATGCGGAAAGAATTAAAAATGAAAACAAATTAATGACTAAATACGGTTTAAAAAACAAAAAAGAAATTTGGAAAGCTGATACTTTAGTCAGAAGATACAGTAGGGAAGCTAGGTACTTACTTGGTTTCGGTACTGATCAGATGGTTAATGAGAAATTACAATTATTAGGACACTTAGCTAGAACCGGTGTTTTGCCAGAAGGTGCTGCTCTTGAAGATATTTTAGATTTAAATGTTGAAGATATCTTAAGAAGAAGATTACAAACTATTGTATACAAAAAAGGTTTAGCTCGTACTCCTAAAGAAGCAAGAATGTTTGTTGTACACGGTCACATAACTTTAAACGGTAAAAAAATCAATTCACCAAGTTATGTTGTCTTAAAAGGTCAAGAAGATGAAATCGGTTTCTACCGTTCTTCACCTGTAGCAAAACAAATTGAAGAGTACAACAGAAATAAGGATAATAAAGCTAATACAGAAGAATAA